The Ptychodera flava strain L36383 chromosome 7, AS_Pfla_20210202, whole genome shotgun sequence DNA window GTCTGAAACTTCCCATGTTATGTTTCACAATTGCAGTCCATGTGTCTGAAACTTCCCATGTTATGTTTCACAATTGCAGTCTATGTGTCTGAAACGTCCCATGTTATGTTTCACAATTGCAGTCCATGTGTCTGAAACTTCCCATGTTATGTTTCACAATTGCAGTCCATGTGTCTGAAACTTCCCATGTTATGTTTCACAATTGCAGTCCATGTTTCTGAAAATTCCTCTCTTGTAATGTATATGTATCTATGAAACCACAATTCCATTCCTGTTTTTGATCATATTACCATATGAAATCAGAAgcatttgataaattttatatGATGATTAAGAGATAAGTGATAGATAGAAAGGTATTTTTGATTAAATATACCTGTGTTCTCGCGTACTTGTTGTAACACcagtagctgtgggtccacagctgtggtgttttcggacgggatttccaCCTTTTaggggctggttttgacttttctgatttttaaccccgccaccaccgCTGTGGGATATTgcatagactagcgtccatgttccgccgcaagcaccctttgcgcaagtttgttcgacgatatttcgaaaaattttccatccaaattacaaattgccaacactcatcaacagcttggttattagggactcaccagaccagaaatccgctcaaaattcactgaaatatcgccttttttctagGTTTGCCCGACATGACTacacggagaccgccattttgctagcgtaaaactgttggtcgaggatccctgcagcacgtcactacagtgacgtaggcgTGACCTGtcaacttctaaacacaaactgagagattcatGGTGTGATATCAATGACCATCGTTGGTCTTATGGACATTCccagtctcacaaaactgaaaccaaacttttacttgggGGGAAAAAAGTTCAGTCCTAGGATCTGTGATTATTTGTGGCGCGCGGATGCTGGCcataatctctcagtttgtgtttagaagttgagaggtcaccgcctactacgtcactgtagtgacgtgctgcagggatcctcgaccaacagcTTTACgccagcaaaatggcggtctccgggtagtcatgtcggGCAAACCTggaaaaaaggcgatatttcagtgaattttgagaggatttctggtctggtaagtccctaataaccaagctgttgatgagtgttggcaatttgtaatttggatggaaaatttttcgaaatatcgtcgaacaaacttgcgcaaagggtgcttgcggcggaacatggacgctagtctatgcAATATCCCacagctgtggtggcggggttaaaaatcggaaaagtcaaaaccagcccctAAAAGGtggaaatcccgtccgaaaacaccacagctgtggacccacagctataACACCAGCAGCTTCTAGCAAAGTTACAAAAGTCTTGAACAATATCTCTTCATGTCATATTTGACTTTCATCACACAATGTAGGTTGAAATCTTCACTTTCCTTCACAGTTCATGTTGTTTCTCGTAAATTAAGCACTATTCAGAGAAAGAGAAACATAAAATGAACTCCAAAAATGTTATCATGTTATCATAATGTATGTCGTCATTTCTGTCACAGTAGCAAATATGCCATTTTCATGGCCCCAACATAATAGTGCATGCTGGTATATTTTTTGCTATTTaatactgaaaacaaaattaatgttggGGAAAATGCAAAGTCATAGTGAAAACTTTAAAGCTGTTCCTGTATAGAATTAAGTGAACATCAATAGGGTTATAAAAGTCTTCAATCAAATGGTTGAGTCATACCAATAACATACCAGAATGTAAAGGATCCTACCAGgatgtaaggccaaaaaaaataataggtttgtttctggtcattgacatgtggcaaaaatgatttggtgatgcaatttttttttcaattttttttttgttttggctggaatttgatacattttcccctttttccataggggcaaatgaaaaacaggaaaaaaaagagttgacgcgcacactttgaagtgatgcgcgcgctgaccagaaacaaatcaattttttttggcctaaggtCTTGTAGGGGCTATTAAAGTTTTCATTACAGTGTCATTGGTTTCTCTGTGCTGAATTATTGATTTGTTGATTATCTATTGATTTCAGGTCAATACCAGAAACTGAGCATGAAGCCAGGGTtccaaaaaaaattctcaaatgCAAGAGTGTTTCCAGAGAAATCAATTTTTCATCGATAGAACAGATGGATAAATTTAGATTAGAACAAAAAGTTATGTTCAAAGGAAGGTGTTTAGAAGGTGAGTTCACACATCACAGGTATGGATAAATTTAGATTAGAACAAAAAGTTATGTTCAAAGGAAGGTGTTTAGAAGGCGAGTTCACACATCACAGGTATGGATAAATTTAGATTGGAACAAAAAATTATGTTCAAAGGAAGGTGTTTAGAAGGTGAGTTCACACATCACAGGTATGGATAAATTTAGGGTAGAACAAAAATTATGTTCAAAGGAAGGTGTTTAGAAGGTGAGTTCACACATCACAGGTGTGAATAATTCATTTGATAGGAGtcatttgattaatttttacagaaagtaatttaataatttatgtTTTGTGTCATTTGATAATTACAAGTTATTCCAACAAAGATAGTGTGGGAATACTCTTTGATAATTGAGGAAGGGACTGTTATCAAATTCATAGCAACCTGTTAACTCTTTGAatactgtattttttcccaccaaaattttagtgcaacattttaccaatttttagctactatagactatagtctatagaagctattgggatgggtatccgtccggcgtccgtcgtcagtctgtatgtatgtatgtatgtatgtatgtatgtccgtttgtgaggcgtccgtccactcaaatatcttgagaaccgcagtacttactgatttgatatttgttgtgtacttgaaaagtatgattttgagaaactatttttattaattttttgatattgttgaaaataggcaaattaatgccaaaaaaggtgtttttggtaaaaaatcttcttcttcataaccgctggtcagacagctttgttatttggtatacaggtccctagggataacccaacttagatttgttcaaatgtgatgaaatatgcaaatgtgtatttttaaggaatttttttgtcatttttggtcaaagtttgacttacattgtatgtaattcttgtactgtataaaccctatcaattcacccagaaaaaaataattaatatgatttcaaataattgaattaattaggaaatcatcaaagccaaaataattttagtgtggaattatcagaaagttcaacttattttgacagttcatagtgaattgaggattaaaacatgtaaaggcaactttcctgaatcccaactttgatatattctgaacaaccatttatgttatctaaaagaaattgctcataatagtttgtcatgatagggtggtcaaataaatagagatagagaaagttctaatttccatttatggttgacttggtaaggataaaataagattgctttttgaggaaaaaaatagagtggtcaattaaaagagtggtcaaagtgatagtgtttttatggtaaagctgggctgtaagtgtaagattcctcatgtgctatttatagcaattatgcaatctgtgtaaacagtgcaatgaaagtgtaacatgattccttataatgcttttgatgaccttgaacttcttaagtttcaaacatttgtctcttcagtgtgctttctctgagtacgtacagtctcaacttattcaacagaacttacttacaatgttaatttgaaagttaaaatgtgcttggttaataggatgaaaatactgatattaaaagataatcagctcaagattctttataacctgacagatatgctgtttttttatgacgtaaatcttgatttaagcaagtcttgtttactttaattagaatgtaattaactctcgtttatttgctattatagactaatatagtctgatgaaatatgcaaatctgtatttttacggaatttttttccatttttggtcaggccatcctgaaatgagctatcaaagatatccaccttcttcatcaatacatgtgtcacaaaaggttattctctacataacacagcagagctctgtcaactgttgagtcgcttgttttttcaaaaccactggcttaaattttcctttttcGCTAAAAGCTCAACCCCGATGAAATACTAACTCGGTTAtatgatatttggtttacatgtccctaggatgaccttagtgagataatttcatacagtcaggaaatacttaattttgtatccatgtctatagtagcttcagggactttggccctatgtttatgaaattttctgtaacttttctgataattttggaccaaatgaacacaatatttcaacagccacagttttttatcaaaatttcagcaaaaatttgacaaaaattgacagagGTATATTTTACAGAGGTGACAATAATTGACTTTGGCGTTCAAAGGGGGGTTAATGTACCCTGCAGGAGGAAACATGAAATGTATCGGAAAACATGCATAGACTTCATAGAACTTCATTTCACAGAATTGTCCATCCATGAATTCCTGCTTGTAGAGGTTAGCCCTGTAAAGAATAGTACAGAACTAATTACCATAGAGGAAGTGCTATGGTGGTGTTCTGTTGTTGATTTATAAGGTCAGAGCATTGTAGCTCGTGTGTGATGTGTCAATTAAATTTTATATGCGACGTATTGCCATGAGCCTGTCAATAGAAAACTTCAATTCTGTCTATAATTCATAGAGATGCAGTTTAGAAATGAAGATCCTTTCACCAAGTTGGTCAGAGTTCACACCTTCCAGACGCTAGGTTGAATCTAAGCCccacaataaataaatttgcattCCTCACTACCTCTCACAATTTTAAACTTGTCTGATGTATGTGCTGCAATATCATACTTACAGGTAATTATAATCTGGAGGTCAATTTCATACTTTGAACTGTCAAAATTACATTCAATATAGTTCAGTTACAATGATCTTGAATCTGCTGTTAACATTTATTGCGATGTCCTTCACATAAACAAGGTTTTAacaagatttaactttaccagaGTAGGATTACGTTTTGGTCAAAGTAAAGAATCAAGAGATAAATGATCAGGTGACCTTGTTCAGATTTGTAGTCTCCTTCAGAAAACATCAAGCTACCAGCTCACACAGtattatcaataatttttgaATGCTGTCATTCAGTAGTACTTTTTGCCGCATATATCTTTATCACACTGATtatgttgttttcttttctgtGCATTACTTCCGTGTAGAGTGGTATTTTGATTTTGGTTTTGTGATTCCTAATTCTACAAACACCTGGCAGTCGATAATAGAAGCAGCGCCAGAGTCACAGATGATGCCTGCTAATGTTCTCAAGTAAGTAGTCTTATGCACATCATGATATTTCATCAACTAAATACTCCGTCATACCCATAATAGAGTATATCATTGGCATTGATCAGCTCAAAGTGTATAGATGGATTGTAATTTCCATCTATCTGTGTGTATCAGCAGTCATCTCAGGTGCATTTCAACTAGACATTGTCTGTTTGATGGGCAAACTGCATCTAATATTATTCATAAACCCTGAGAAATCATTCCTTGCCTATTCATCCCAACCTCATCTCTATGTCACCATTTTGAACACACTAAGAATGTACAAAAGTCTGTTGTTGAACCTGGTTAACCTGTtccaccccaatttcctgtaaacGGGTCCACACTCCCCATTGATAACTATGGGGTTTAGAACGAACCATGGTGGTCACAGGGTAGTCtgaaacctgttcaccccaatttcccgTAAAcgggtccacactcaccattgatgacaatgagttagggccaaaccattgtggtaaaagggttaaaacagGTTTCACAAAGACATTCGATGATTATATTTAACTTGCAGGGCCAAAGGCCATAATTATAGTcaaagtgaatttcaatgaaatatgtCTCCACCATTTGAGAactgtgtgtacatgtaaataagaGTAACAGAAAGTGACAGTGAGAGTTGTTCATACATACCAAATGCTCTTCTAATAGTGGTTTTTATGGAAAAGCAGTACAATTACATGAATGGCATCATTGCAAATTACTCTAATCAAATTTGAATTCATTTTGAAACTAGTATGGTCAAAACAGATGTAGCAACAATATAGCTTTTGTATGCCAAGCTCTTTTACACATTAACATATTTGAACAAGATTTATATACTCATAATtcagtaaaaaaagaaaaaaactaaatAGACAAAAATAGACTGATGAATTTTTACGAAAATGTAACAAGAAAACAACTGATATGAACGTAATATCTGCACACTTTATCTAGTTCACCCCTATTCAGTGTAAACTGAACCTCAATTACCatagataacaatgg harbors:
- the LOC139137687 gene encoding retinal rod rhodopsin-sensitive cGMP 3',5'-cyclic phosphodiesterase subunit delta-like, producing the protein MPLAKADDILKGFKLNWMNLRDAENGKILWQSNEDLSIPETEHEARVPKKILKCKSVSREINFSSIEQMDKFRLEQKVMFKGRCLEEWYFDFGFVIPNSTNTWQSIIEAAPESQMMPANVLNGNVIIETKFYDDDLLVSTSKVRLFYV